The Terriglobus roseus region CGGCAAAACATACAAACTTACGATCCATGCGGACGCGAATGCTCATGAACATTCCTCGAAACAGCGTGATCAGTGGAAGCCGCTCTGTTTCACGACGGTCGCACTGGCCCACTAATGTAACTGTAGGTAAGTGACAAAACGCAAGGACTCAATCGCATGAATGCGAACCGGGCGAGAGATGACGTGTTATTCCGCTGACATCGTGTGTCGGAGCGCTTAGTTCAGGATGAACTGGACACCGAAGGAAGGTACTCCTTGCTCATCTCCACATATCCCTCGCGTGCAGTCTTCTTACCGCGTTCGAGGTAAAGAGCCTCATCACGAGGTTGCCACGTGTCCAGCCCGTCGACGTAGCGGTTGTACATGCAAAAGGCCGCAGCGATGAGTATTGTGTCGTGGATCTCCACGTCGGTCGCGCCTTGTGCACGGGCCTCATCGATGTCGGTAGAGGTGACGTTTTTGCCGTCGGTCTGCACCTTGGCTGCGATGACAAGGAGGGTCTTGAGCTTTGCTGAAATCTCTGCAGACATAAAATCTGCCTTCACACGCTTGACCAGATCGTAGTCGTCGTCCAGGCATGCTGCCGCAATGGACCCGTGCACCGTCTGGCAAAAGTAGCAGTCATTCAGATAGGAGACATAAGTGGCGATCAACTCGCGATCCGCCTGTGGCAAGGAGTTTGGCGCGTGCAGCAAAACCTCCACCAGTTCATTCAGGGGCTTTGCTGTTTCAGGCCGAAACGCCATGGCGCTCCGGATGCCTTGCAGACCTTCAGGGAGTTGAATGTGTGGCACCGATCTCTCCTGGTTACGTGGTTGCGACAAAGCATAAACCGATATCGAACGAAGAGGATAGATCTAAACCGCATATCCAACTTTAGGTTGAAGACAAAATCGCGTCCCACTACCTACTATTCGCATGGATCAGCAAACAACCTTGAATTGCCCACAGAAGGACAGCAGAACGAATGCCTGATCCACGCGCTTCTGAAATAAGCGATGAACGCTCGATTCGGTATCCCGGCTGGGGCATAACGGCTGCCGCGTTCGTGGGTGTGATGACGAGTTTCTCGCCTATCGTCCCTTACACCTTTAGCCTTTTTCTAAATCCTCTTCATACTGCTTT contains the following coding sequences:
- a CDS encoding carboxymuconolactone decarboxylase family protein; the encoded protein is MPHIQLPEGLQGIRSAMAFRPETAKPLNELVEVLLHAPNSLPQADRELIATYVSYLNDCYFCQTVHGSIAAACLDDDYDLVKRVKADFMSAEISAKLKTLLVIAAKVQTDGKNVTSTDIDEARAQGATDVEIHDTILIAAAFCMYNRYVDGLDTWQPRDEALYLERGKKTAREGYVEMSKEYLPSVSSSS